In a genomic window of Helianthus annuus cultivar XRQ/B chromosome 10, HanXRQr2.0-SUNRISE, whole genome shotgun sequence:
- the LOC110886891 gene encoding dolichyl-diphosphooligosaccharide--protein glycosyltransferase subunit STT3A, whose product MAVPVDSLAKPPPASSTLRFAFGNVLAFFILLLIGVLAFSIRLFSVIKYESVIHEFDPYFNYRVTQFLTKNGIYDFWNWFDDRTWYPLGRVIGGTVYPGLTLTAGTIWKVLQSLNIPLSVETVCVFTAPVFSAFAAWAAYLLTKEVKGTGAGLTAAVLLAMVPSYISRSVAGSYDNEAVAIFALIFTFYLYVKTLNTGSLFYATLNSIAYFYMVCSWGGYTFIINLIPMHVLLCIVTGRYSSRLYIAYAPLVVLGTLLAALVPVVGFNAVMTSEHFASFLVFIVIHVVALAYYIKGILSPKMFKVAATLVVSVGLVVGCAVVAVLVAVVASSPTKGWSGRSLSLLDPTYASKYIPIIASVSEHQPPTWPSYFMDLNVLAFLVPAGIIACFSPLSDASSFVILYLVMSVYFSGVMVRLMLVLAPAACIMSGIALSEAFDVFTRSIKFYITNLSESLQIDAGDAVPGNGVSPQNDVLKNDKKEDTLKERPSRKNKKKEKETIEKPSVKSKAEKKPLVLPVEASFFALFLTVLLGGFYVVHSVWAAAEAYSAPSIVLTSHSHDGLHVFDDFREAYAWLSHNTEVDDKVASWWDYGYQTTAMANRTVIVDNNTWNNTHIATVGTAMSSPEKAAWEIFNSLDVKYVLVVFGGLVGYPSDDINKFLWMVRIGGGVFPHIKEPDYLRDGQYRIDSQATPTMLNSLMYKLSYFRFVETDGGKGYDRVRRTEIGKKHFKLTHFEEVFTTHHWMVRIYKLKPQKNRIRGKTKKSKSKTSSTTPRSGTTKKNPWH is encoded by the exons ATGGCGGTTCCCGTAGATAGTCTCGCAAAACCACCGCCTGCATCGTCAACTCTACGGTTCGCGTTTGGAAATGTTCTCGCGTTCTTCATTCTGTTGTTGATCGGAGTGCTTGCGTTCTCGATCCGTCTTTTTTCG GTTATTAAGTATGAGAGTGTAATTCATGAATTCGATCCGTATTTCAATTACAGAGTCACTCAG TTCCTTACAAAGAATGGGATATATGACTTCTGGAATTGGTTTGATGATCGTACCTG GTATCCTCTTGGACGAGTCATTGGTGGAACCGTTTACCCTGGGTTGACTTTGACTGCTGGAACAATATGGAA GGTGCTTCAATCCTTGAATATTCCCTTGTCTGTGGAAACTGTGTGTGTATTTACTGCCCCCGTATTCTCTGCCTTTGCTGCATGGGCTGCATATCTTTTGACTAAG GAAGTTAAGGGAACGGGTGCTGGACTGACTGCTGCGGTTCTTCTTGCCATG GTGCCATCCTACATATCTAGATCAGTGGCTGGGAGCTATGACAATGAAGCTGTTGCTATCTTTGCTTTAATCTTTACCTTCTACCTGTACGTCAAG ACTTTGAACACAGGATCCCTATTCTATGCAACATTAAACTCCATTGCATACTTCTACATG GTCTGCTCTTGGGGAGGGTATACTTTTATCATTAATCTCATACCGATGCATGTGCTTCTTTGCATTGTGACTGGTCGCTATTCCTCTCGGTTATACATTGCCTATGCTCCGCTT GTTGTCTTGGGAACCTTATTGGCAGCGTTGGTGCCTGTTGTTGGTTTTAATGCGGTCATGACATCTGAACATTTTGCTTCATTCTTG GTTTTCATAGTTATCCATGTGGTGGCTCTTGCATATTATATCAAAGGGATACTCTCACCAAAGATGTTTAAAGTAGCTGCTACACTTGTAGTATCTGTTGGCCT GGTTGTAGGCTGTGCCGTTGTAGCCGTACTAGTAGCAGTAGTTGCATCTAGTCCTACAAAGGGATGGAGTGGACGAAGTTTGAGTCTTCTTGATCC AACTTATGCAAGCAAGTACATACCAATCATTGCAAGTGTTAGCGAACATCAACCACCTACATGGCCTTCTTACTTTATGGATCTTAATGTTTTAGCATTCTTGGTCCCTGCAGGAATTATC GCATGCTTTAGCCCACTATCTGATGCAAGCTCCTTTGTCATCCTGTACTTAGTAATGTCAGTTTACTTTTCTGGTGTCATG GTACGGTTAATGCTTGTGCTTGCTCCCGCTGCATGCATAATGTCTGGAATTGCACTTTCTGAAGCTTTTGATGTTTTCACAAGATCCATTAAATTTTACATAACTAACCTATCCGAGTCCCTCCAGATTGAT GCAGGGGATGCTGTACCTGGTAATGGTGTTTCACCGCAAAATGATGTGTTGAAAAATGACAAAAAAGAAGACACGTTGAAAGAACGACCTTCTagaaaaaacaagaagaaagaaaaagagacTATAGAAAAGCCATCTGTCAAGTCTAAAGCTGAAAAAAAGCCACTGGTTTTGCCTGTCGAAGCATCCTTCTTTGCTCTTTTCTTGACGGTGTTGTTGGGCGGTTTCTATGTG GTCCATAGTGTTTGGGCTGCTGCAGAGGCTTATTCAGCTCCTTCAATTGTGCTTACTTCTCATTCCCATGACGGACttcatgtttttgatgattttagaGAGGCCTATGCATGGTTAAGTCATAACACTGAAGTAGATGACAAA GTTGCATCATGGTGGGACTACGGTTACCAAACAACTGCAATGGCGAACCGTACAGTCATTGTTGATAATAACACGTGGAACAACACACATATTGCTACTGTTGGTACCGCTATGTCATCACCCGAAAAGGCTGCTTGGGAAATTTTCAACTCCTTGGATGTGAAATACGTTCTTGTCGTGTTTGGAG GTCTTGTGGGCTACCCAAGTGATGACATAAATAAATTTTTATGGATGGTGCGTATTGGAGGTGGTGTGTTCCCGCATATCAAGGAGCCTGATTATTTG AGAGACGGTCAATACCGAATTGACTCTCAGGCCACTCCAACCATGCTTAACAGTCTCATGTATAAACTATCCTATTTCAG GTTTGTAGAAACTGATGGTGGTAAAGGATACGATCGAGTAAGAAGGACCGAAATTGGAAAGAAACATTTTAAATTAACTCATTTTGAGGAG GTATTCACAACTCACCATTGGATGGTCCGGATATATAAATTAAAACCTCAAAAGAACAGGATCAGAGGGAAGACAAAGAAGTCCAAATCG AAAACAAGCTCCACCACACCCAGAAGTGGAACAACGAAGAAAAATCCATGGCATTAG
- the LOC110886890 gene encoding protein phosphatase 1 regulatory inhibitor subunit PPP1R7 homolog — protein sequence MEQTPANNPMIGDNTDDESSPMTILDASSYQLHDLDSIEFPPSLIEIDLTANRLNKLDSRISNLPNLKKLSLRQNLFDDAGVEPISHWNTISDLEELVLRDNQLKNIPDVSIFKKLLVFDVSFNEISSMSGLSKASNTLKELYVSKNEVAKIEEIEHFHDLQILELGSNRLRVMENMQNLTNLQELWLGRNRIKSINLCGLKCIKKLSLQSNRLISMKGLEECTSLEELYLSHNGISKMEGLSTLVNLRVLDVSSNKLAAIEDIEKLTCLEDLWFNDNQLASLDGVSEAVAGSREKLTTLYLEHNPCAKLPDYMTTLRQIFPNIEQIDSEMFA from the exons ATGGAACAAACACCAGCCAACAATCCAATGATCGGCGACAACACCGACGACGAATCCTCTCCGATGACTATCCTGGACGCTTCCAGCTATCAGCTCCACGATCTCGACTCAATCGAGTTCCCTCCGAGCCTCATCGAGATCGATTTAACCGCCAAtcgtttaaacaagctggattcaCGTATTTCTAATTTACCTAATCTCAAAAAACTCTCTCTTCGTCAGAATCTGTTCGATGATGCCGGTGTTGAACCGATTTCGCACTGGAACACCATTTCCGACCTCGag GAGTTAGTTCTCAGGGATAACCAGCTGAAGAATATTCCAGATGTTAGCATATTTAAAAAGCTTTTGGTATTTGATGTTTCTTTTAACGAAATTTCATCAATGAGTGGATTATCCAAGGCATCAAACACACTCAAGGAACTCTATGTCTCAAAAAATGAAGTTGCCAAAATTGAGGAGATTGAGCACTTCCATGACCTGCAAATTCTTGAACTTGGTTCCAACAGATTACGG GTGATGGAGAACATGCAGAACTTGACAAACTTACAAGAGCTATGGTTAGGTCGTAATCGTATAAAATCCATCAACTTATGTGGACTAAAGTGTATTAAGAAGCTCAGTTTGCAGAGCAATCGGCTAATTTCTATGAAAGGATTGGAG GAATGTACATCTTTAGAAGAACTATACTTGAGCCATAATGGTATTTCAAAAATGGAAGGGCTGTCAACCTTGGTCAACCTTAGGGTTTTGGATGTATCTTCAAATAAGCTTGCTGCAATCGAGGACATTGAGAAACTAACATG CTTAGAAGATCTATGGTTCAATGACAACCAACTAGCGTCATTAGATGGCGTGTCTGAGGCGGTTGCTGGTTCTAGAGAGAAGCTTACCACCCTCTACCTTGAACACAATCCATGT GCCAAGTTACCAGACTACATGACTACTTTAAGACAAATCTTCCCAAATATTGAGCAAATCGATTCGGAAATGTTCGCTTAA